In Trichocoleus sp. FACHB-46, the genomic stretch GTCCCAAGTTGATTTTGATTCGCAACCAAATCCTACCGGATGGGAAGCGCTTATATGACTACTTCGATCAATACCTATGTGGCATGTGGGTGGCAAGTGGTGACTCTGAGGATCGCTTTTACCAGTGGTGGGAGGCTGGCTTACAAGGTCAGCGAGGGCGCTGGGCGACGAAGGGGCGCATGGAGTTTGAGCCGGAGACTTATAGAGAACAGGCAAGCTCAGCTCAATCCCCTCTTTGGTGCTGGGGGTACATGTTTGTGCAGCCGTTAGCAGGAAAGGTGATGACTCCACAGGCTTTTTCCCGTGCTTTTGAGATTCCGGCTCATCGATTAATTGGTAAACGGCCCTCGCCCCATACGCTACGTTATATCTGGGCCACATGGGCCTTCCAGCAGCAGTTAAGCGATCGCGAGATCGAGGCGTTGGCCTTTGCGATGGGCCACACGGTTCAGACTTTACGGACGATGTATGAAAAATGCACTGCTAATGAGAAGTACCGGGCGATCGACGAGAAGATTGAGGAGCTGCTGTTGCAAGATTTGCTCCGGGAGGCCAGCCAGGCAACGCAGGGAAATCTGCCACTTTTGATTCAGGTGGCCCAGCAACTGAGTCCAGAAGAACAGCAGCAGCTTGTGGCAGCTTTGAGATTGTGATTGGTCAGGAATTCCGTTTATCTCAGGACTTGATCTTAAGGGTTTTAGGAGTTATTTTAACTTTATTAAGAGCTGAAGCGACTGAATTGGTACGCCTTTAGCCGCAAGCTTAATCTAACCCAAGGTCTGCCCGCAAGGAATCCTTTCTCTATCACTAGAGGGATTCCTTGCGGGCTTTTAAAGTTTGAACGCTAAATCGAGGTACAGAATGCAGATGGTTAACGGACCAAGAGTAGTAAAATTAGCTCCAATCCAAGCTAAGCCCACTAACAACACGCTCTTGCCAAAACTCAGCTTGGTTACAAAATGATGACACCATCATCGTTAGATACAAACCCAAAACTACAGCTTTACATAAGACCTAAGGGCACAGCCCAAGGAGAGGAAATGACCGTAGACCCGCCCGTTAACCCAACCTTACTAGATCCTTTCTCAGCGATCGCAAAACCGAGTACTCCATAAAAAAAGGTTGCTCTCTGCCTTCATTCTGCTCGCTGCTCAGGCCTTGACCCAAAAAGCTGAATCGACTGGTAATCGGTTCACAGAACTTGGAAAGAACAACCAAGTAACAAATTCTTGTAAAACTCAAGGTAACACTTTCTCCGACATTTCGACACGGGGAAAAGACTGAGATAGCGTAACCAAATGGCAGAGGGCCACCTGACAATCACAAATCAGGAAGGCCCCATGAAAATCAATATCTTGGCTCTCATTGTCCTACTAAAGAGAGCTTTAGTTCTTCAATCTCCAGTAGAGACCCTAGATTTAATCGAATTGGTGTTGCTCAAAAGCAATAATCTCCCCTCGAAGAAATCTGCTTTTGAGATAGCGATACCATCACCCAAGCGGAAGCGTCGTCGAATCTCTGGCATCACTCAGATCGCAGCCCTACAAAGACGGGTGGGTCGCAATCCAGCCAGCGGCGGGATGCAGGGACATCACTCCCAGACTCGACAAGCTACAACTGCAATCCGGGCTGAGAGGAGTGAAATCATCCCTTCTCTCATGAGTGATGCGGACAAGATTGAGTGGATGTTGGATGATTTTCGAGCGAGTGCAGTTCCTGACCGACTCACTTTAATCAATGCTCGCTGGGTGGAGGGCGACGAGGTCGTCCAGATTGCAGCGGAGGAAAAGATTGCTCAAATTCAGAAGGTCAACAGCTACGTCACTCAAGCTACTAGAAGGTACTTAGATCAGTCCCGATCCCTGATTGCTGGTGCCTGGATTGTTTATGGTTGCGATCCAAACGGGCTGCACAGCGGGGAGGTTGGTTGCATCAAACCGATTCAACCTCGGACAACAATCAGTAAAGGCAAGCGGAAAAAAATTAAGTACGAAACCCCAGCAGGGATGAAGGCCTTACCCATTCAACCTTGGGTGGATGACGAAACCGCAGCAGATATCTACAAGCGATATGGCGTGACTCCCTTTCCCAATGAAACCTTTTGGCAAGTGGTGAGGCGATACAACCTACCGATTGGAATCGCTGAAGGTCTGAAGAAAGCATTGTCTCTGATTGCTCATGGCTTGCCTGCGATCGCCGTTCGGGGTGTCGCCTGTTGGCATGAAAAGGGTTCTCGTGAGTTGCACCCCGCACTCAAGAACTTCGCCACTGCGGGCAGAACTATCTTCATCATCTTCGACCAAGATGAAAAGCCCAGCACCCGCAACCAGGTGGAGAGGCAAATTCAAGCACTGGGGACAGAGCTAGAGCAGTTCGGCGGCAAAATCTTCGTGCCCACTTGGGATCGGGCCTTAGGCAAAGGGGTGGATGATGCAATCGCGGGACAAGGCAACCAAGGTCAAGTCTGGCTGGATGGTGTGCTGGATACTGCTCAACCTCTGAAGCATTTGAAACGCAGCCGACAAATCGCAGCAGCCTCCAACGAAATCGACCGACATAACGCCCTCACCTACTCGGTCGAGCGGGAGACGGAAGGCGAATACTTACCAAAACTGCCACCGCTAGAACGGGGAGCGATTCATATTGTGTCCGCCAGCATGAATGCAGGTAAAACACGAAGGATTGGTCGGGAGTGGGTCAGAGAGGCTATTGCTATGGGCTGGAATGTATTAGTGCTCTCGCCGCTTAACTCCTTAGGCCAGCAGACGGCTCAGGATTGGGGCTTACCTCATATCCATGATTTTGGCACCTCACCTGAACAACAGCAAGCGCTCTGGAGTTATGTCAGTGCTTCTCATGGCGTGGTACTCTGCCCCAACAGTTTGCCCCGGCTTCCCGCTTCCTTTGGAGAGCGCCCAGTACTGATGGTTATCGATGAAGCCAACCAAGTGATTGAGCACATCAACGAAGGCAACACGTTAGGCAACCGCTGGAGCGATATTCAAGAACGCTTTGCAGCTGTTACTACCCATGCTATTCAGACCGGAGCGATCGTCCTTTCCGAGGATGGCATTCCAGACAGAGCAGTGAATTTCATCAAAGCGACCTCTGGGGGAACTAAGGTGCGAGTCTTTAAGCACCGTAAGCAGAGTTCTCCTTGGGATTGCACCGTCTACTCCGGAGCGATTACTCAAGCCAGTGGCTTCCGGGCACAGATGCTGGAAAGGGTTCAATCGGGTCAACGCCTTTTGTTCATGACCAGTTCCCAGCGGGAAGCCAAGCGAGTTGAGCGGGCGATCGCCCGTGTTGCACCCAGTGTTAAAACCATTCGCATCGATTCGCAGACTAACCAGCAGGGACAGTTTAGAAGTTTCTTTCAATCGCCTGACGTTTGGCTAGAAGCCAATCAACCGGACGTGCTGATTTTGTCTCCTTCGGCCAAATCGGGCGTGAGTATCCAGGGAGGTGTCTCCGTTGAAAACGCTTACTTTGATGCTGTTTTGGGCTATTTTCCCACCCTCGCAACCGACACCCACATGCAGTTGTTGGGACGATTTCGGCCCCCTGTACCCCGGATCGTCTTTATTCCTGAATTTATCCTCGGTAGTGGCGACGAGTCTTTGTGGAAACCGAGTGCCGTCAGGCGGCGGTTGGAAATCAATGCCAAATGTCTAGCGAGTGTTTATGAGGTAGAAGATCTGTTGACGCTGCCAGAGGATCGGGCAGAATTAGCGGCCCGAATTGAGTCAGCTGTTTTCGACTACCTGGCGGTATCAAAGACTGTATCCGGCCTCCAAAAGTTTATTGCTCGTCATGCCTTGGTGGAGCGATTGGAAAGCGCAGGCCATCTCGTGCAGTGCCTGACCTTAAAAGCAGATGCGGCAGTTGCCACCTTGTGGAAGGAAGTGCAGCAAGAAATTTGGCAAGAGGAAGCAGAAGCGATCTCGACGATGCGGCTTGATCCAGAGGTTCACACGGTGGATTGGGCGAGGAAGACCTTAGATTCTTTAGAATGCACCTACGAAACGCGCCTCATAGCCTTAAAAGTGCTGTGGCGGCATGAATTCCCTGGCATCTTGTTTGACGATTTTGAAGAGGCTTACGAGGCCCTCTGCTACCGAGATGGGGCGATGCGGCGTGGGGTTTTGTTGCAAGCCAAAGTTGAAAATTTGGATGCGGCAAAAGAATCTGACCGCGAAGCAGTGGAGACGATTTTCAAAGGAAGTCTCCGCCCCCTACACC encodes the following:
- a CDS encoding DUF3854 domain-containing protein — its product is MKINILALIVLLKRALVLQSPVETLDLIELVLLKSNNLPSKKSAFEIAIPSPKRKRRRISGITQIAALQRRVGRNPASGGMQGHHSQTRQATTAIRAERSEIIPSLMSDADKIEWMLDDFRASAVPDRLTLINARWVEGDEVVQIAAEEKIAQIQKVNSYVTQATRRYLDQSRSLIAGAWIVYGCDPNGLHSGEVGCIKPIQPRTTISKGKRKKIKYETPAGMKALPIQPWVDDETAADIYKRYGVTPFPNETFWQVVRRYNLPIGIAEGLKKALSLIAHGLPAIAVRGVACWHEKGSRELHPALKNFATAGRTIFIIFDQDEKPSTRNQVERQIQALGTELEQFGGKIFVPTWDRALGKGVDDAIAGQGNQGQVWLDGVLDTAQPLKHLKRSRQIAAASNEIDRHNALTYSVERETEGEYLPKLPPLERGAIHIVSASMNAGKTRRIGREWVREAIAMGWNVLVLSPLNSLGQQTAQDWGLPHIHDFGTSPEQQQALWSYVSASHGVVLCPNSLPRLPASFGERPVLMVIDEANQVIEHINEGNTLGNRWSDIQERFAAVTTHAIQTGAIVLSEDGIPDRAVNFIKATSGGTKVRVFKHRKQSSPWDCTVYSGAITQASGFRAQMLERVQSGQRLLFMTSSQREAKRVERAIARVAPSVKTIRIDSQTNQQGQFRSFFQSPDVWLEANQPDVLILSPSAKSGVSIQGGVSVENAYFDAVLGYFPTLATDTHMQLLGRFRPPVPRIVFIPEFILGSGDESLWKPSAVRRRLEINAKCLASVYEVEDLLTLPEDRAELAARIESAVFDYLAVSKTVSGLQKFIARHALVERLESAGHLVQCLTLKADAAVATLWKEVQQEIWQEEAEAISTMRLDPEVHTVDWARKTLDSLECTYETRLIALKVLWRHEFPGILFDDFEEAYEALCYRDGAMRRGVLLQAKVENLDAAKESDREAVETIFKGSLRPLHRLPREHIKARLIAETGVLSLLDGNPYSNQDPRAIAIKEKALHYANEIYYQLRLQIKPDQTPVEIAHKLLKKLAIDKGKKERPGDIQLVARPGRREEKRDNVYRIDLSVNPVRARLLEAARRKLYSSVSSICNKEVTNLRIDDTTQDQQVLPHPKEWVGAVVTRAGALGRWVIEAISDVGASIKQLDGWGFASQVPLDELSLLE